One window of Robiginitalea biformata HTCC2501 genomic DNA carries:
- a CDS encoding tyrosine-protein phosphatase, with protein MPQATGMFQFFEKKRYLVDQLENFVDIHNHILPGIDDGAADLDASVELVRAFGELGVHRFIATPHILQPLYPNTRKTIHEAHDQLMDALMDQRMNQVAVEPAAEHMVDDSFEELLESGGYLKFRKGYLLVEMSFLQPPLNFDRCIVEIAKRGLTPILAHPERYQFLHQKRGKYRKYAEQGILMQLNMLSLGNYYGPEVQKVAYELLESDLINFLGSDVHNLRQLDAVKEITLRPKHLVKLETAIQHTIGSFY; from the coding sequence TTGCCCCAAGCTACAGGCATGTTCCAATTTTTTGAAAAAAAGCGTTACCTGGTCGATCAGCTGGAGAACTTTGTGGATATCCACAACCACATCCTGCCTGGTATCGACGATGGGGCGGCGGACCTGGACGCGTCCGTGGAACTGGTGCGTGCATTTGGCGAACTGGGGGTCCACCGGTTCATCGCCACCCCCCATATCCTCCAGCCGCTCTACCCGAATACCCGAAAAACCATCCACGAGGCGCACGACCAGCTGATGGATGCCCTGATGGACCAGCGCATGAACCAGGTGGCCGTGGAGCCGGCGGCCGAGCACATGGTAGACGATTCTTTTGAGGAGTTGCTCGAAAGCGGGGGCTATCTGAAATTCCGCAAAGGCTACCTGCTGGTGGAGATGTCGTTCCTCCAACCTCCCCTGAACTTTGACCGTTGCATCGTGGAAATTGCCAAACGCGGCCTGACGCCCATCCTTGCCCACCCGGAGCGCTACCAGTTCCTGCACCAGAAAAGGGGGAAATACCGGAAGTACGCCGAGCAGGGCATCCTGATGCAGCTCAATATGCTGAGCCTGGGGAATTATTACGGGCCGGAAGTGCAAAAGGTTGCCTACGAACTCCTGGAGTCCGACCTGATCAATTTTCTGGGATCCGATGTGCACAACCTGCGCCAACTCGATGCCGTCAAAGAAATCACCCTGAGACCGAAGCACCTGGTAAAACTCGAAACCGCCATACAGCATACCATCGGCAGTTTTTATTGA
- the proC gene encoding pyrroline-5-carboxylate reductase — translation MKILVIGAGNMGLTYAQAMAKSKILKKRNIMILDSAEDKVEQLNKMAHFDAFEKLEDCVPQADMIFVAVKPHHSKSLFEDMAGLTTKGQIIISIMAGVSIDFIRKATGLKKIVRAMPNLPAQVGKGLTSYIASDEVSRIESLTIEDLLNTTGKSILVSKEKYIDASTGISGSGPAYVFYFMQSMMEAALQMGFSANDSKVLVSQTFEGAIELFNQSDLTPDGWMKKVASKGGTTQAALDSMEDNKLNELIKEAAFAAFNRAVELGEAHV, via the coding sequence ATGAAGATACTGGTTATTGGAGCCGGTAACATGGGGCTGACATACGCTCAGGCCATGGCCAAATCCAAAATTCTCAAAAAGCGCAACATCATGATCCTCGACAGCGCCGAGGACAAAGTGGAACAACTCAACAAAATGGCGCATTTTGACGCCTTTGAAAAACTCGAGGACTGCGTGCCCCAGGCCGATATGATTTTTGTGGCCGTCAAACCGCACCACAGCAAAAGCCTGTTCGAGGACATGGCGGGTCTGACCACCAAGGGCCAGATCATTATTTCCATCATGGCCGGGGTATCCATCGACTTTATCCGTAAGGCTACCGGGCTAAAGAAAATCGTCCGGGCCATGCCAAACCTCCCCGCCCAGGTAGGGAAGGGGCTAACCTCTTATATCGCCTCGGATGAGGTTTCGCGGATCGAAAGCCTGACCATCGAGGACTTGCTGAACACCACCGGGAAGTCCATCCTGGTGAGCAAGGAGAAATACATCGACGCCTCCACCGGAATTTCCGGGAGCGGGCCGGCCTATGTGTTCTATTTTATGCAGAGCATGATGGAAGCCGCCCTGCAAATGGGATTCTCCGCCAACGACTCCAAGGTCCTGGTCAGCCAGACCTTCGAAGGGGCCATCGAGCTCTTCAACCAGTCAGACCTGACACCGGACGGCTGGATGAAGAAGGTGGCATCCAAAGGCGGGACAACGCAGGCCGCCCTGGATTCCATGGAAGACAACAAACTCAATGAATTGATAAAAGAAGCGGCCTTTGCGGCTTTTAACCGCGCCGTTGAACTGGGAGAAGCACACGTATGA